In Methylobacterium sp. WL1, the sequence TCAGCCGCCTCGCCCACCTGCCCGAGCGTGAGTTCGGCCGTCACGGCGCAGCCGCCGCCAAGCGCGCCCGGATGAGCCGAGAAATCGGCCGCCCCCCGTCGCTGTAATGCACTCTGCAGCATAGTTCCGACCTCTCGACGGCGACGTTCGCCTTGGGTATTGGTTGGATGGTTAATCAATCATTACGTCTAAAAATGGGTAAATCACGGATGTCGATATGAGACTAGAGCCAATATTTAGTTCAAATGGTACTTAGTTAACTGGTCTAAGGCCGCATACGTAGTTGGGCGATGCGCGTTGCAGGAAATCTGTTCCCCGCCCGCTTCCAAGCGGGTTCAGCGGCCAAAACCTACGTAGTTTCGTCTCATAGAGACCCGTCTGGCCGGATCGATCGTACGCGACACAGTCACGGATGCCTCGGACGGCATCACCCACGTCGAGCGAGACCCATCGGTCGGGTGCGCTACGAGTACATCGGCAGAAAGACCTGTCCTCGCATCACGAGACCGAGCTGGTCGATTGCGATCCGTCGGTCGTGGGCGAACCCGTGGTGCCGCCCGCGTCAGCGCCACGCCATATCCCTGATCGCTCGGGCTACGGGCGGCGTGAAGCCCGATGCCGGCAAGGTTCGGCACGCGGCCCGTCGCGCGCACTGAGACATCGGCCGACGGGATCGAAGCTACGCCTCGATGACCGATCACACCGATCTGCCGTATGCTGGGCGCGATCACGCTTGAGCCACCGGTGCACAATAGAAAATGCCGCCGGTCTCCCCGATGATCTCCACGACCCAGTCCCAGGTGGAATCGCAACGGGCGGCCCCGGTCTTACGGCACGCTGCAGCGACCCGGTCGGCGACGCTCATCGCCTCGTCGAAGACCTGGGTCTCCAGGACGAAAGGGGCGCACCGGATCTTTGTGGTTGAAGACTTGATCTGTAATTTAAACACGATGTCTGGCCGCATATGAAACCAAAGACGATGCAATGACCGCATAGGCGGTTATGCACAGGTCCGCAGTGCCCTTACAGACACTGTAACCCGCCAAGCTAACCAATTGAGCCGGGAAAAACGGCAGGACAAAAGAACGGGACACCGAGACAAACGCTGGCGGGTCGGGGCCTGAAAGGGACCCGGCCTCGACAGCGTCGCCGGTCCGATCCGAGATAGGGCTACCGCGAACGGTCCGGCCTAGACGGCGCCCGAACGGTGCCGCCGACTAGGGCGAGGACAGACCCAAGCGCCGAGACGGGGATGAAGACGGTCAGCATCGCCAGCCCGACGCCCTCGGTGCCGAAGACACGATCGTTGAGAACGCCGACGAGGACGGGACCGAGACCGAAGGCGATCAGCGTGACGCCGGACACGAAGAGCGCATTGACGCGCCCGCGAAACGCTCTCGGTGTTAGGATTTGAAGCCTGGCCAATATGGGTGCGCTGGTCATGCCGAGAAGCGCCACCAGAGCGGTCAACGCCGTCAAGGACACGCTCAGGTCGGAGGCGAGCGCCGTCACGGCGACCGTGGGACCCGTCAGGGCGAGAGCGGCCGCGAGGATGAGAGATCCGGGCCTGCGTCGTCCGCGCGCGCGCCAGCGGTCGAGCAGCCGGCCGGCCGTGAGATGCCCGGCCGGCGCCGCGACGAGAACCAGCAGGCCGATCCGTATACCACTCTCGGCCGGCGTGAGATGATGCACCCGCACGTAGAAGGTCGGGATCCAGGCCGTCAGCGTCTGTCCGATCAGGACGGCCGCGACGGCGGTCCCGAAGAGCGGCAGATACTGCGCGCGCCGCCGATGCATCCACGCCCACAGCCGTGCGTCGCGCGCTGGCGGCGCGGGTGACGGTTCAACGATGCTGAGGGCGCCGACGAGCAGCAGGACGTTGGGGAGGCAGGCCAGGACGAACAGGGCGCGCCATGGCGGCAGGGCGG encodes:
- a CDS encoding MFS transporter: MRAVQEGSTRPGRAWRDRDGLPLVLLLAAVQLVAFGDRFLITLVAQPLKVDLGLSDAQLGLVQGSAFALVNALAMPGMGVLADRGHRRALLVASLVVWGAATFACGLADTFVLLLGARALLGLGQAAITPVALSLLSDRLPRHRLGRGISWFTAGGSIGRSSALLLGGTVLAWMTLNGGFRIPGMEAALPPWRALFVLACLPNVLLLVGALSIVEPSPAPPARDARLWAWMHRRRAQYLPLFGTAVAAVLIGQTLTAWIPTFYVRVHHLTPAESGIRIGLLVLVAAPAGHLTAGRLLDRWRARGRRRPGSLILAAALALTGPTVAVTALASDLSVSLTALTALVALLGMTSAPILARLQILTPRAFRGRVNALFVSGVTLIAFGLGPVLVGVLNDRVFGTEGVGLAMLTVFIPVSALGSVLALVGGTVRAPSRPDRSR